A genomic window from Caldisericota bacterium includes:
- the infB gene encoding translation initiation factor IF-2 codes for MNKNKMRVYEVAKKLGIKSPRLIKILGELGVDVKGHLSSLEPDAIFLAEEYVKEMYKKQEVTEKKSQKIAGDINVEVFAKRFKVPERTVKERIMKLGIPYKPDRKLSKTEVHYLASELNFDVPEFKDKEFLKQLCSRTPVVTVMGHVDHGKTTLLDTIRKTSIAAQEKGQITQAIGASVVNINGKEIIFIDTPGHEAFTEMRLRGSLVTDIVVLVVAADEGVKDQTIESLDHARAADVPIIVALNKIDRPNADPEAVKKQLADRGLLPEEWGGSTIYANVSAKTGKGVGELLEMINLQAELLELKTNPTALCSGTVIESEMHKNIGPLATVVVQTGALKASDYIRVGDVVGRVRFLTDIRGKMVKKIKAVSVVGIAGLPSVPKAGEIFYVIDNIKDAKEETKQIEIGRRAQQMEIQTVSKTMDDLFREMEKKEIKKLFVILKADTQGSLEAVKHAVEELKSPVPIDIIHEGVGGIVKSDILLAEATKAVILGFSVRPTTEAKKDAKARKIEIRTYDIIFELIDDIERLLKGMVKLEVKEVVVGRATVKQVFKVSGAGTIAGCIISEGKIVRDAKAKVLRNNAVIYDTVVSSLKRFKKDVKEVAKGYECGIGLKNFNDIKVGDEIEISKSSESDTQ; via the coding sequence GTGAACAAAAATAAGATGAGAGTTTATGAAGTTGCTAAAAAACTGGGAATAAAATCTCCTAGATTGATTAAAATTTTAGGGGAATTGGGAGTTGATGTGAAAGGGCATTTATCGTCACTGGAGCCCGATGCGATTTTTTTGGCAGAAGAGTATGTTAAGGAGATGTACAAAAAACAGGAAGTTACGGAGAAAAAATCTCAAAAGATAGCTGGCGATATTAATGTCGAGGTGTTTGCAAAACGCTTTAAGGTCCCGGAAAGAACAGTAAAGGAACGAATTATGAAATTGGGAATTCCTTATAAACCTGACAGAAAGCTCTCAAAAACTGAAGTACATTATCTTGCTTCCGAGTTAAATTTTGACGTACCAGAGTTTAAAGATAAAGAATTTTTAAAACAATTGTGTTCCCGTACACCTGTTGTAACTGTAATGGGGCATGTAGATCATGGCAAGACTACATTGCTTGATACAATAAGAAAGACATCTATTGCTGCCCAGGAGAAAGGACAAATTACTCAGGCAATTGGAGCCTCTGTTGTTAATATAAATGGAAAAGAAATCATCTTCATTGATACTCCGGGCCATGAGGCATTTACGGAAATGCGCTTGAGAGGGTCGTTAGTTACGGATATTGTTGTTCTTGTTGTTGCAGCAGATGAGGGTGTTAAGGATCAAACGATAGAATCGCTGGATCATGCTCGTGCTGCTGATGTTCCAATTATTGTAGCACTTAATAAAATTGATAGACCAAATGCTGACCCAGAAGCTGTAAAAAAACAACTTGCTGATAGAGGTCTACTTCCAGAGGAATGGGGCGGATCAACAATATATGCCAATGTTTCGGCAAAGACAGGAAAAGGGGTAGGAGAGCTTCTTGAAATGATTAATTTACAAGCAGAACTTCTTGAACTTAAAACAAACCCTACTGCTCTTTGCTCAGGTACTGTGATTGAATCAGAAATGCATAAGAATATTGGTCCACTTGCTACGGTAGTTGTTCAAACTGGTGCATTAAAGGCAAGCGATTACATTAGAGTAGGAGATGTTGTTGGAAGAGTGAGATTCCTTACAGATATTAGAGGTAAAATGGTCAAAAAAATTAAGGCTGTTTCTGTTGTGGGAATTGCAGGACTTCCCAGCGTGCCAAAGGCGGGTGAGATATTCTATGTAATAGATAATATTAAGGATGCAAAAGAGGAAACAAAGCAAATTGAAATTGGAAGAAGAGCCCAACAAATGGAGATTCAGACTGTTTCTAAAACTATGGATGATTTATTTAGAGAGATGGAGAAAAAGGAGATTAAAAAGCTTTTTGTTATTCTCAAAGCTGATACGCAAGGCTCACTTGAAGCAGTAAAACATGCGGTAGAAGAACTTAAATCTCCTGTTCCTATTGATATTATCCATGAAGGTGTTGGCGGAATAGTTAAAAGCGATATCTTGCTTGCAGAAGCGACAAAAGCAGTCATATTAGGTTTTAGTGTACGTCCTACTACGGAGGCTAAAAAAGATGCCAAAGCGAGAAAAATAGAAATAAGGACTTATGATATTATCTTCGAATTAATAGACGATATTGAACGGTTGCTTAAAGGAATGGTTAAACTAGAAGTTAAAGAAGTGGTAGTTGGCAGGGCTACTGTAAAACAGGTATTTAAGGTAAGTGGTGCTGGCACGATAGCCGGTTGTATTATTAGTGAGGGAAAGATAGTAAGGGATGCCAAAGCAAAAGTTTTGCGTAATAATGCTGTCATATATGATACAGTGGTTTCATCCCTGAAAAGATTCAAAAAAGATGTAAAAGAAGTCGCAAAGGGATATGAATGTGGTATAGGATTGAAAAACTTTAACGATATTAAGGTAGGAGACGAAATCGAAATAAGTAAAAGTAGCGAATCTGATACACAATAA
- the nusA gene encoding transcription termination factor NusA yields the protein MIDIDILRNIEEEEGVSKDYIMEVIQTALQAAYRKTFGEQNAVVKIDLSRGSVKIYAERIIVEQVENPVLEISAKEAKKFSDSVEIGSTVLIEIPTSKLSSTGIRTARQVFQQKILEKKREVAFEEFSGLVGTVITGRVTRKKGRGEIGISIEPHNIEGVIIPEEAILGEQLRKDKLVKALIKEVKSSVKGPQVILSRACPEFLEKLVNVEVPEVQQGIVEIKDTVREPGLRAKMAVATKNLRVDPVGACIGTKGVRINAVSRELNRERIDVIRYNTNTVIYIENALSPGKVERVEIIPKTNEANVYVFSKNYPSTLGGGGINVKLASNLTGYRIHLIELSEEGDASEQK from the coding sequence ATGATAGATATTGATATATTGAGGAACATAGAAGAGGAAGAAGGTGTTTCTAAAGATTATATTATGGAAGTTATACAGACGGCACTGCAAGCTGCTTATAGAAAAACATTTGGTGAACAGAATGCTGTTGTTAAAATAGACCTTTCTCGTGGTAGTGTCAAAATTTATGCAGAGAGGATAATTGTGGAACAGGTAGAAAATCCAGTACTTGAAATAAGTGCTAAAGAGGCGAAGAAATTTAGTGACAGTGTAGAAATAGGCAGTACCGTTCTTATTGAAATTCCAACAAGTAAACTTTCTTCAACGGGAATTCGCACAGCGCGGCAAGTTTTTCAACAAAAGATACTTGAGAAGAAACGAGAGGTTGCATTTGAAGAATTTTCTGGACTTGTAGGTACAGTAATCACAGGAAGGGTGACGAGGAAGAAAGGAAGAGGGGAAATTGGCATAAGTATTGAGCCTCACAATATTGAGGGTGTTATAATCCCGGAGGAAGCTATTCTTGGAGAGCAGCTAAGAAAAGACAAATTGGTGAAGGCGTTAATAAAAGAAGTGAAAAGCAGTGTTAAAGGGCCTCAAGTTATTTTGTCCCGTGCATGCCCAGAATTTTTGGAAAAACTTGTAAATGTGGAAGTGCCAGAGGTTCAGCAGGGCATTGTTGAAATTAAAGATACTGTAAGAGAACCTGGTTTGAGAGCTAAGATGGCTGTTGCTACAAAAAATTTACGAGTTGATCCTGTGGGAGCATGTATTGGTACCAAAGGCGTGCGAATTAATGCAGTTTCGAGAGAATTGAACAGAGAGAGAATTGACGTAATCAGGTATAATACAAATACTGTAATCTATATAGAGAATGCACTAAGTCCGGGAAAAGTTGAGAGAGTTGAGATTATTCCTAAGACTAATGAAGCTAATGTTTATGTGTTTTCTAAAAATTATCCTTCGACACTTGGAGGAGGAGGCATTAATGTAAAACTTGCTTCTAATCTTACTGGATACAGGATTCACCTTATTGAATTATCAGAGGAAGGTGATGCAAGTGAACAAAAATAA
- a CDS encoding DUF4349 domain-containing protein, protein MNNFVNFLKKNKTVLALLIIVVIIGIGGVSYLFLETKISKIGKTILPQNQTNEFLSSYPQDTTFEDETTRESGTYFGKSDTNAQFGLKIIKNGSTSLQVEKGKFFDVWNKIIFTAKGLDGFVSNSNYYKQDEYYYGIVSIMIPSKDFDTFAEQISKLGKTENMRVSTKDVTGEYVDLSSRIKVLESQKNLLLSWLSKSNDVKDMIALRNELEKVESEIEQIKGRMNYITFHTDFSEITISITEEGKIPVEKPEILLRLVAAWKIALNALVSSLAGFIIFVGWVIPWVVILYIIYLIYKKRKGGTA, encoded by the coding sequence ATGAATAATTTTGTAAATTTTTTAAAGAAAAACAAAACTGTTTTGGCATTGCTTATCATCGTGGTAATAATAGGTATCGGCGGGGTAAGTTATCTTTTTCTTGAAACAAAAATAAGTAAAATTGGAAAAACAATACTTCCACAAAACCAGACAAACGAGTTTCTGTCATCCTATCCGCAAGACACAACCTTTGAAGATGAAACTACAAGAGAGTCTGGTACCTACTTTGGTAAAAGCGATACAAATGCTCAGTTTGGCCTCAAAATAATTAAAAATGGCAGCACAAGCTTACAGGTAGAAAAAGGAAAATTCTTCGATGTATGGAATAAAATCATCTTTACCGCAAAAGGTTTGGATGGTTTTGTTTCAAATTCAAACTATTACAAGCAAGATGAATACTATTATGGAATTGTTAGCATAATGATCCCCTCTAAAGATTTTGACACATTTGCTGAGCAAATTTCAAAACTTGGAAAAACAGAAAATATGCGCGTGTCAACCAAGGATGTCACGGGTGAATACGTAGATCTTTCGTCAAGAATCAAAGTGCTTGAATCCCAAAAAAATCTCCTTCTTTCTTGGCTAAGCAAATCAAACGATGTAAAAGATATGATCGCCTTGAGAAATGAACTGGAAAAAGTAGAAAGTGAAATCGAACAAATTAAAGGAAGAATGAATTACATCACATTTCACACAGATTTTTCTGAGATTACAATAAGCATCACAGAAGAAGGAAAAATTCCAGTAGAAAAACCAGAAATACTTCTGCGCCTTGTCGCTGCATGGAAAATAGCATTGAACGCTCTTGTTTCTTCATTGGCTGGGTTTATAATATTTGTTGGCTGGGTAATTCCTTGGGTTGTTATTCTCTATATAATTTATTTAATTTATAAAAAAAGAAAAGGAGGAACAGCATGA
- a CDS encoding SIMPL domain-containing protein (The SIMPL domain is named for its presence in mouse protein SIMPL (signalling molecule that associates with mouse pelle-like kinase). Bacterial member BP26, from Brucella, was shown to assemble into a channel-like structure, while YggE from E. coli has been associated with resistance to oxidative stress.) — protein sequence MSKKFIAVFILTVLVLSTVVIGGSTLPKGSVAAESISVDEYHLISVTGTGTMQVTPDIAYVSFGIQSENENAGIAMEKMSSQANAIIDALKEREIKEKDIKTTGLSLVPIYRWDKETGKSILDHFRASEFFKVKCTINNAGAILTCAGENGANIINGVSFDISNREELKLEAIKKAMDNAKAQAEISLNGTRYMITGIKTISIGSISNQIRSIDMALEGKGENLEIPIEGGMLTIQATVQVIYTFD from the coding sequence ATGAGTAAAAAATTTATTGCCGTTTTTATTTTGACTGTACTGGTTTTAAGTACTGTAGTAATTGGTGGAAGCACATTGCCAAAAGGTAGCGTAGCCGCAGAGAGTATAAGCGTAGATGAATATCACCTGATATCCGTAACAGGTACAGGCACCATGCAAGTAACCCCCGACATCGCATACGTATCATTTGGCATACAGTCGGAAAATGAAAATGCAGGTATTGCAATGGAAAAAATGTCCTCGCAGGCAAACGCAATTATCGACGCACTGAAAGAAAGAGAGATAAAAGAGAAAGATATTAAAACAACAGGGTTAAGCCTTGTGCCTATTTATCGCTGGGATAAAGAAACTGGAAAATCTATTTTAGATCACTTCAGGGCAAGCGAGTTTTTCAAAGTAAAATGTACAATTAACAATGCCGGAGCAATTCTCACATGTGCAGGAGAAAATGGAGCAAATATAATAAATGGAGTCTCGTTTGACATTTCAAACCGCGAAGAACTAAAACTCGAAGCAATTAAAAAAGCAATGGACAACGCAAAAGCGCAAGCAGAAATATCATTAAATGGAACAAGATACATGATTACCGGAATAAAAACTATTTCTATCGGCTCTATTTCCAATCAAATACGAAGCATCGATATGGCATTGGAAGGAAAAGGAGAAAATTTGGAAATTCCAATAGAAGGCGGCATGCTTACAATCCAGGCAACCGTACAAGTTATATACACATTTGATTAA